Proteins encoded together in one Colius striatus isolate bColStr4 chromosome 3, bColStr4.1.hap1, whole genome shotgun sequence window:
- the GRPEL1 gene encoding grpE protein homolog 1, mitochondrial, with protein sequence MAAVAQCVRAALRPRYPLLSISLRTSPRLLCVATQQKNTGQNLEEDQSQSQNEQKVEPSSAEKMLTEEKAKLEEQLKEVTDKYKRALADAENVRQRSQKLVEEAKLYGIQSFCKDLLEVADILEKATESVPKEEIKDENPHLKSLYEGLVMTEVQIQKVFKKHGLLRLDPIGAKFDPYEHEALFHTPVEGKEPGTIALVSKIGYKLHGRTLRPALVGVVKDV encoded by the exons ATGGCGGCGGTGGCCCAGTGTGTGCGGGCCGCGCTGCGCCCGCGGTACCCGCTGCTCAGCATCTCCCTCAG GACTTCTCCACGACTGCTTTGTGTagcaacacaacagaaaaatactggCCAGAACTTGGAagaagaccagagtcagagccaaaATGAGCAGAAGGTTGAacccagctctgctgaaaaAATGTTGACTGAAGAAAAGGCCAAACTGGAAGAACAACTAAAAGAAGTTACT GACAAGTACAAGCGTGCCTTGGCAGATGCAGAGAACGTGAGGCAAAGAAGCCAGAAGCTGGTAGAAGAGGCAAAGTTATACG GGATTCAGAGCTTCTGTAAGGACTTACTAGAAGTTGCAGACATTTTGgagaaagcaacagaaagtgtcccaaaagaagaaattaaggaTGAGAACCCTCACTTGAAGAGCTTATATGAAGGTCTTGTCATGACAGAAGTACAGATccaaaaagtgtttaaaaaacacGGGCTGCTCAGACTGGATCCCATCGGCGCCAAGTTTGATCCCTACGAACACGAGGCGCTGTTCCACACCCCCGTGGAAGGGAAGGAGCCCGGCACCATCGCGCTGGTCTCCAAGATCGGCTACAAGCTGCACGGGCGCACGCTGCGGCCTGCCCTCGTCGGCGTTGTGAAAGACGTGTAG